In Magnetospirillum sp. XM-1, a single window of DNA contains:
- the map gene encoding type I methionyl aminopeptidase, translated as MEHEDREYSRIRRHGPADFEGMRKAGLLAAQTLDFIAPHVVPGVTTAELDRLCAEFITSRGAVNAPMNYRGFPKSICTSVNHVVCHGIPGEKRLEDGDIVNIDVTPIVDGWHGDSSRMYYVGKVGVKARKLVEVTYESLMRGIEVVKPGATLGDIGHAIQSFAEKHRFSVVRDFCGHGLGRIFHEPPNVMHYGNPGEGAVLAEGMFFTIEPMINAGRYETKILADGWTAVTKDKSLSAQFEHSIGVTATGCEIFTLSPAGLHCPPYQ; from the coding sequence ATGGAACACGAAGACAGGGAATATTCCCGCATCCGCCGCCATGGCCCGGCCGATTTCGAAGGCATGCGCAAGGCCGGCCTTCTCGCCGCCCAGACCTTGGACTTCATCGCCCCCCACGTGGTGCCCGGCGTGACCACCGCCGAGCTGGACCGCCTGTGCGCCGAGTTCATCACCTCCCGCGGCGCGGTCAACGCGCCCATGAACTACCGCGGCTTCCCCAAATCCATCTGCACCTCGGTCAACCACGTGGTCTGCCACGGCATTCCCGGCGAAAAGCGCCTGGAGGACGGCGACATCGTCAATATCGACGTGACGCCCATCGTCGACGGCTGGCACGGTGATTCGTCGCGCATGTACTACGTGGGCAAGGTGGGCGTGAAGGCCCGCAAGCTGGTGGAAGTCACCTACGAATCCCTGATGCGCGGCATCGAGGTGGTCAAGCCCGGCGCCACGCTGGGCGACATCGGCCACGCCATCCAGAGCTTCGCCGAAAAGCACCGCTTCTCGGTGGTGCGCGACTTCTGCGGCCACGGCCTGGGCCGCATCTTCCACGAGCCGCCCAACGTCATGCATTACGGCAATCCCGGCGAGGGCGCCGTGCTGGCCGAGGGGATGTTCTTCACCATCGAGCCCATGATCAACGCCGGCCGCTATGAAACCAAGATCCTGGCCGACGGCTGGACGGCGGTGACCAAGGACAAGTCCCTGTCCGCCCAGTTCGAGCACTCCATCGGCGTCACCGCCACCGGCTGCGAGATCTTCACCCTTTCGCCCGCCGGGCTGCACTGCCCCCCATATCAGTAG